Genomic window (Helianthus annuus cultivar XRQ/B chromosome 3, HanXRQr2.0-SUNRISE, whole genome shotgun sequence):
ATGAAaccggtggcggctcaccgagagagagggaggagagagaaggCGGCTGTCCAATCAtaccttttcttttttttttttttttttttttttaaaaaaccaattaacctaagaggggagtggcgccatcaaattggggtgttaggggagtttaagaggggagttgacgtggcacacggggattggtttggcgtaagagaggggactcacctattaggtgagcacccccttcagaCATTCATCGTTGCACCACCCCTTAAAGGTTGAGATTTAAGAATTTACAAGTGTTTCGATGGATAGCTTGTGCTAGACATGTTGCATTCAAGAAGTTATGATAGGCAACCGCTGAAAGAAAGATCCAAACATAAGAACTCTGTTGTACGAGACTCAAACGCGTACCACCACACCACCCCTTAAACGTAAAGATTACGGATCTACTAACGTGTAACACGAGTAAACGAAACGACACCCTTATGTTGACACCTTCTCATCTGTCCACATCTATACTATAATTCCACATAAACTAGTAAAAGTACAGAGATATTTCTAGTTCCGAATTAGCGGTCAACATTCACTTAACttatatacatacatgcacaACACAAATGCAGACATCATGCCTGCAAACCCACTCCAGCTTTCTCGTGACAGAGCTCACAGGCCAATAAATCTACACCCTTCACCATCTTTCACGCATTTCCCACAAATCTTTTTCCAAACCCCTTCTGCATAATCACTAATCACCCAATTGGGTACTCTAAACTTCAATCTTTTTCCTCATTCACCATTAAAACTAATAACAATCTCAGTGTTTCATACATCCCCTGTTCAAGATTCTTCCACAAGCTTTCTTGGAAACTTCAATTTGACCCCATTGAGTATAACAATTTATATAAAAATCCCAAGAGGTACCTTCTATTATGAGTAACATTAAACAAGTTAACATCTTTATGTGATCTATACTTTACTTGGTTACTTAGATTGTTGCTTATACCATTTTAATATTCATGGGTTTGTGTAATTAGGGTTTTTTTAACCTCAGATCATCATAATATTTTGTGGGGTTGGTGAAAGTTTGTGTCTTGAAGATGGATTACTGTTGTACAATGATAAATAAGGGTACCCTTTTGCCAAAAATGTGTGGGGGTGATGGGGGTTTAAGAAATGGAGATGAAGGGTTTTGGGGGGAGAAGATTAGAGGGAGGTTAAACGGTGCCGTTTGGGTTAATCATGTGCAAAAAAGGTTGGGTTTTCAGAAGCAGATTAGGAAGGTTACAAAACCTGGGGTTGCTTTCTCTGTCATCACATCAGATAGTGGCAAAGAGACCTTAGTTGAGGTTAGatttcatatttttttattaatttcttAAATtctatcttttaattctttttattatttatggtaattaaatttattttaaatttattgTGATGAATGGTAGAGGTAATTGTGATCAATCATCAAGATTCTTTGCCCTTTCAatgatttcattttttttatgatCATGGGAAAATATGTGCAAGATTTgttgatttttatttttatttttatttttatttgacaTTTGAGTTTGATTTATATGTGTGGTTTTCAATTTATAGACACTGACAGCACCAAAGTTTGAGAGAAGAAGAATTGATCCAAAAAATGTGGCGGCGATCATACTCGGTGGTGGTGCAGGAACTCAACTCTTCCCTCTTACGAGCAAAGCCGCTACTCCAGCTGTAAGTATATGTCATTTGCAATTCGTACGAGTATATATCAAAATTTCAAGATTCTTGCTATTGTATTCTTGATATACACACTCGAAGAAATCCTGTTGTTTATATCGATGTCAATATTCTTGTTTGTGATTTTAATGATCGGTGTTGTACAGGTACCTGTAGGAGGATGCTATAGACTTATAGACATCCCAATGAGCAACTGTATAAACAGCAGTATAAACAAAATCTTTGTTCTAACTCAGTTCAATTCCGCTTCACTTAATCGTCACATTTCCCGTACTTATTTTGGCAACGGTGTGAACTTCGGGGACGGTTTTGTGGAGGTATGTTCtgaattttataaatattaagtACAAATTTACATAAATTATTGTACTTTTTaagagattttttttaaaaaaaagatgTGATTTTTATAGGTGTTGGCTGCTACTCAAACATCTGGCGAAACGGGAATGAACTGGTTCCAAGGAACTGCAGATGCCGTGAGGCAATTTACATGGGTTTTCGAGGTTCGTTTGCGCGTTTATTTCATTTTATCGATTGAGTACACCCTAAAATAACTTCAATTCTATGTATTTATTAGCTCCCTATTCATTGTATCTTCATGTTGACTTTTTCGGTCAATGCAGGATGCCAAGAACAAGGATATTGAGGATATACTAATCTTGTCGGGTGATCATCTTTACCGTATGGACTATCTTAACCTTCTGCAGGTACGTATTTCTTCATTTTCTAGCATCATGAAGTGAAAAACATTACATGTTTAGCTTAATTTCACTATATTTTTTAAATGTACAAACAGAATCACATCGACAGAGACGCTGATATCACCGTTTCTTGCGTGCCGGTTGGTGAAAGGTCTATTAATCtaaaaactttatattcttttatgttttttatttatttttatttattgaaTCTGAAACGGGTTGTTGTTTTTTCCAGTCGGGCATCTGATTTCGGACTGTTAAAGTTTGATAACAAGGGTAAAGTCGTCCACTTTGCTGAAAAACCGAAAGGCGAAGATTTGCATGCAATGGTGAGCATACATCATGTAAACAAAACAAGTAACGCTTATTATTATAAAGTCGTTTTCTTGACGTTTTGTTCTGTTTTTTTGCAGCAGGTTGATACGACTTTACTTGGCTTATCACAACAAGAGGCGGAAGAATCACCGTATATTGCATCAATGGGTATTTATGTGTTCAAAAAAGATGTTTTGTTTAAACTGCTAAGATGGAGATACCCGACATCTAATGACTTCGGATCCGAAATTCTTCCTGCTGCCGTGACGGAACATAATGTGCAAGTAAGGAAGCATAATCGATAATTTATTTtggattttagttttttttttttgtgattttttcttATGTGAGTTTGATGATCGTGGCAGGCGTATTTGTTTAGAGATTATTGGGAGGATATTGGAACGATTAAGTCTTTTTATGATGCGAATTTGGCTCTTACAGATGAGGTGATTCGCTTGTTAAATGTTGTGTATAAATATGACGTTTTGACGTCGTTTGATATCGTTTAATGTCACTTTAAAGGTAccgaagtttcagttttatgacCCGAAGACTCCGTTTTTCACTTCTCCAAGGTTCTTGCCACCATCCAAGATTGAAAAATGCAAGGTAAAGTCAAACTTGAAAGTCAAACCTTCTAAACAGATTTGACTTGTTAATATTTTGATCTAACGGGTCCTTCTGTTGCATGTTGACCTGCTTTACACTCTGGTTTACGGTCCGCCAGATCCAATGGGCCGGTCCGGTTCTCAAAGCATTGACTTATCGAATTGTTGCACCGTTTTTGCAGATAAAGAATGCAATTATTTCACACGGTTGTTTCTTGAGAGAATGCAGCATCGAACACTCGATAGTGGGCGAACGCTCACGAATCGACTCAGGGGTCGAGCTCAAGGTGATAATGGGCTTTTCTATATCTACATTTTATATAACGATCTATCGCGATCCGATCTCTGAACAGAACAAAACATGTTCCCGACTAAAACCTATGACAGGACACACTAATGTTGGGGGCAGATTATTATCAAACGGAATCCGAGATTGCGTCTTTGCTGGCTAATGGAAAGGTCCCAATCGGGGTCGGAAGTAACACGAAAATCAGGTAAAAATGTCGAGTTGGATAGCATGAAGCACCGTAAACCGTGTGTGGTCTTTAATGTTGTCGTTTTTGTTGCAGAAACTGCATTATAGATAAGAATGCAAAGATTGGAAGTGATGTGGTGATCATGAATAAAGATGTAAGCTAAGTTTCATCGTTGATTATATTTCGGTCATCCGTTCTCTATAAATAAAATTACCTTCATTGTCACCAAGCAATTAAAAGTACGAGCTTGAGTGTTATACGGTTTGGTTTTGACGGTTTAACGGTTTGTCAAGCGCTTTGGAACTTGGAACCAGTCGTATAAACCGAACCAACCATTTAACCTCTTCTATTAAtaattttctatttttggaatATGCAATTGTGCATATGTAACGATTTGGTCCCTAACTTTTCAGAAATACATGGATGGTCCTGGTGGTTTAcgctttgtaacgcatttagtccccaactttgcTAAAAGTCACATGGATGGTCCcagtggtttgcactttgtaacgcatttagtccctaacttggatttgctgaaacctttagatttgttggttgtcaactaaatgcgttacaaagtgcaaaccgtagggaccatccgtgtacttttggaaagctagggagtAAATCGAAAATTTTAGTAAACCACAGGggccatccgtgtactttactcaaaaTATTATTTGCAAGAACCTAATAATCAAATCGTCAAACCGCTAAAACTAGTTGGTCCGACCAACCTGGGCGGTTTGGTTTGTCGTCTATCGAAACCATAGTTAGCAGTTTGGTCTACAACTTTCGTTAAAACCGGAATACTTGTGGATTGGAATCTTGACAGGGTGTCGAAGAAGGTGATAGAGCGGATGAAGGATTCTACATAAGATCTGGGATTACAATCATATTGGAGAAAGCTACAATCAAAGATGGTGTTGTTATATGAAACATGAAGCTCTTTTCTTTCTTGCTTTTGTGGTGGATGGATGGATGGAGGGTAAAGTACAAGTAATGATGCAGAGAGTACATGTTTATCCTCCATGTGACCAAGTTCAAGTGGGGTGCCCATGGGTGATGTTGGTTGGACCCTAGGGTCAATGGTTGTAACCATACATAGGGCCACAACACATCATCCCTTTTTCTTGTAATAAATATTACTATGTATTATATTTATGAAAACATTTGAAGCCACTTATTAGATATGGGAATGTTTTTATTTTACTCGTATTATACCACATACGGGACACATCAATACTCTGCTAAACAATAAGATCAGTTAACCATAGCTTGTGTTGGGAGGTGATCTTAAAAAGGTTAAAGGTAGAACACCAGTAAAAGCTTGATTGAAGCCAAACAATAAGATCGGTTAACCATAGCTTGTGTTGGGAGGTGATCTTAAAAGGGTTAAAGGTAGAACACCAGTAAAAGCTTGATTCGAAACATATGAAGCATATTAGAATGTTGATATATTCTATATAATCTTAAAGCACAAAGTCGGTGGCTTTTACGCCAGCGACCCTTCCCTTTTCATTAAATACAAGGCCACCACTTCCACTTTTCAATAAAATACAAGGCCACCTCAACATtgagagggtgtttgggattacgttttgaagtgattatttgattattgcgtttgtaaaacataaataatctaaaaaagtgtttggatgaaaaagtgattatctgcctccaaaacgTAGTTTTAGcgaagcatgtacctacatgctttttcaaaacgcagttttgaaaacgcaaaatctattttgaaaacgcataatctattttgaaaacacaacaccaaacaccccctaagaaataatgtttttagCTCTTACTCTATACAATACAATAAATCCAACCCCCAACTTTGCAAAATGGTATTTTTAGCCCCTATTTCATTTAACTAGCACCCCCTatactttcaaagtttacatttCTAACTCTTTTTCTCTTAATTTTACGTTTTTTCCCAAAGCTTCGCCACATTGCAATTTTAGTCCCTTGGCTTTACAAACGTCAACGTTTAATCCCTCATTTTTCTA
Coding sequences:
- the LOC110929512 gene encoding glucose-1-phosphate adenylyltransferase large subunit 1 isoform X1, whose translation is MDYCCTMINKGTLLPKMCGGDGGLRNGDEGFWGEKIRGRLNGAVWVNHVQKRLGFQKQIRKVTKPGVAFSVITSDSGKETLVETLTAPKFERRRIDPKNVAAIILGGGAGTQLFPLTSKAATPAVPVGGCYRLIDIPMSNCINSSINKIFVLTQFNSASLNRHISRTYFGNGVNFGDGFVEVLAATQTSGETGMNWFQGTADAVRQFTWVFEDAKNKDIEDILILSGDHLYRMDYLNLLQNHIDRDADITVSCVPVGESRASDFGLLKFDNKGKVVHFAEKPKGEDLHAMQVDTTLLGLSQQEAEESPYIASMGIYVFKKDVLFKLLRWRYPTSNDFGSEILPAAVTEHNVQAYLFRDYWEDIGTIKSFYDANLALTDEVPKFQFYDPKTPFFTSPRFLPPSKIEKCKIKNAIISHGCFLRECSIEHSIVGERSRIDSGVELKDTLMLGADYYQTESEIASLLANGKVPIGVGSNTKIRNCIIDKNAKIGSDVVIMNKDGVEEGDRADEGFYIRSGITIILEKATIKDGVVI
- the LOC110929512 gene encoding glucose-1-phosphate adenylyltransferase large subunit 1 isoform X2, with the protein product MDYCCTMINKGTLLPKMCGGDGGLRNGDEGFWGEKIRGRLNGAVWVNHVQKRLGFQKQIRKVTKPGVAFSVITSDSGKETLVETLTAPKFERRRIDPKNVAAIILGGGAGTQLFPLTSKAATPAVPVGGCYRLIDIPMSNCINSSINKIFVLTQFNSASLNRHISRTYFGNGVNFGDGFVEVLAATQTSGETGMNWFQGTADAVRQFTWVFEDAKNKDIEDILILSGDHLYRMDYLNLLQNHIDRDADITVSCVPVGESRASDFGLLKFDNKGKVVHFAEKPKGEDLHAMVDTTLLGLSQQEAEESPYIASMGIYVFKKDVLFKLLRWRYPTSNDFGSEILPAAVTEHNVQAYLFRDYWEDIGTIKSFYDANLALTDEVPKFQFYDPKTPFFTSPRFLPPSKIEKCKIKNAIISHGCFLRECSIEHSIVGERSRIDSGVELKDTLMLGADYYQTESEIASLLANGKVPIGVGSNTKIRNCIIDKNAKIGSDVVIMNKDGVEEGDRADEGFYIRSGITIILEKATIKDGVVI